In Bos taurus isolate L1 Dominette 01449 registration number 42190680 breed Hereford chromosome 10, ARS-UCD2.0, whole genome shotgun sequence, the genomic window GGACCCCAAGTTGTTTCCAAGGCAGCACTGGGATTCCGAACGCCAGCCAGCCAGCTTATTTAACCCACCAGCCTACTCCCTGATTGGCCTGGGGAAGCGGGGCCGAAGAGGGCCACTTGAGGCAGAAGTGGGCCTAGGAAGCCAAGCACGAGCCTCTCCTCTGGCAAGGAGAAGTGGCGAAGGGCACTCAGGCGCTAGGAAGACAGAGGATGCCTCAATAGCAACTCATTTCAGTTACTGCTCCTGCCCCCCAATCAAGATTAAAGCCTCTCCAGGCATGCCAAAGCTCATTAGCTTGGTAATGAAGCACATGCagagatgcacacacagagagaaaccaAGGGGTGTAGAAAGGAGAAGCAGCTACGACCATGAATGAGGTGGGATTTGCAGAGAATTCCAGCCTCTGTGGTGTGGAGCCACAATTAGCCAGTGTCTGATTGTTAGTGCCTCGCAGCATGCTGGGCCGATAGCAGGGAACTCAGTGTAGGTTTGCTGAGGAGGCAAGAGCAACATCCCAGGGCTGTAAGGCCCCGTGGGAGGCACAACCTTGTACTTGCATGGATGAACTGTGTACAGGGGAGCTAAGCCTGGGAACAGAACCAACCTGCTAATGTTTGCCCCGCTTTCTGTCGCATAGGAACAACATTCTTGACTTTTACTCAAGCCAGTAGGACCAATGAGgatttcattataaaaatcaGAGGACAGGAGTTGAGGGGAGAAAGGATGGatggaaagattgaagagaaCTGACAAATGGAATCGAAGGATACCTAGAGGGGCTGGAGGTATGAGAATGACATGAGCCAATGGCTGGGGAGGATTAGAGACACACGGAAGGATTCAGTGCAGGTTAGACAGCTACTGCAAAAGATGAACCAGATTTGATAGAGCCCTGAGCAAACTGGGTCCTCTAGAAAACTGCTAAAGTAATTCCTCTTAAAGAAATAGCCTCGAGACATCCCCGACAATTGGCCCAGTGGGTACACTCAGAAGAACAAgggaaggacagaagagcctgtctccCTCACCAAGCAGGCTGCTGAGGTGGTGGATCTTCTCCAGGGCAGCTGGGACTTCAGCCTCCTTGTGCACCAGCGCCTCTACCTCACCCACAGCGTAGCCAAAGTCAGCTGTATCCAGGTCCACCCTGAGCAGCCGCTCCTCTCCGTCAGCTCCGGACAGCACCAGTTTCCAGGCACTGCGCTTCGTCACAAAACTAGCTACTAACTGCAGCCCCAGGGGGCCCAACACAGCAGCCACGCCCCCAGCCCCCGGGACCTCAGCCCCCAGCACCTCACACAGCTGGGCCACAATTGAAGGCTCAGCTGTGAGTTCCGTGTACTCAGTGTGGGGTCCTGAGACACCTGCCGCTCCGGGACATTTGAGCTCCCATCCACTGCCTTCTCGCTGTCGCAGCCAGTAATCAGCTCGCATGAGGCTCAGCTCAGGGGTGTCATAGTAGCTGTCTCGGAAAGTGACTCGGTGCTCCAGGGTACCCCCCAACTCCTGCAGCCGCTCCTCTGTGCTGGGCCCGGGAACGAACTTTCGCTCCACTTCAATCAGGCCCTGAGCCATGCTACCTGCAATCAGTCAATCAACAAACACTGATGAGCTCCCGAAGATCCCTCCCCCCGGAAGAACTTGTGAGGGGCACACACCGTCGCAGGGCTGTCTGTCGGGGGTCCTTCCTCCTTCTGTGATGGATGGCTCTGTCTGTCTCTGATGTTTTTTAAGTCTCAGCAACAGGCACAGATCTCCAGTTGGATCCCTTCTGCTGCTGATGTCCTATTCCAAAGGATTCCCTGGAAAATCCAAGGGGCTCTCTAGAAAGCAAGCCGTGTAGCGGGTATCCTTTCAACGCCCCTCGTTCGACATACTCTACCTCGGGAGTACGGCTACTCACAGCGGGAGATGACCCCGCCCGATCCCCCCAGAGCACCGACCCGCGGAGCCTCGGCTCTCACCTGAAAGCCCTACGGTCTTCCTCTCGCGGGACCTGGAGTAAGGGGAAGGAAGCCCACGCCACGCCCGCGAGGAATGCCGGAAGCAGTTCCTGGCTCCGGACCTCGGCCCGGTTCTCTGCGCACGGGGGAGGTCCCAGCACAAGCGGCCATATTAGGCCCGATGTAGCGATGCCGAGGGCAGGCTTGGGCCGAGAAGCCTGCTAAGTTATGAGGGGCCGCAACCTCCGCGGTGGGCCAAGAGCAAGGATAGCCCCCTCCGTTCTGCTCGTCATTCCAGACCTCTCCCAGCTCCCGAGGGGCGGCCCGGGTCTCAGGCCGCAGGCTGAGCCTGACACCCTGGAGCCCGGGTGCATGATGGGAGGTGTAGTTCCGAAGGGAAACTTTGCTTTCTTGCCCACTCGTCGCTATGGTGACAAGAAAGCTTCGATTGACGCCTGTGGGAGTCTATCTGAAGTTAAGTCGGATGGAAAAGGAACTCAGACCCCATTCCCGCCTTCAACCCTCTCACTTCGTTGGCAGATGGGCCTGGAATACAAGCCACTCACTCAGACCCTGTCCAGCAGATACTTTATTGACTATTGTGGTGGCCCATTAAATGCAGGCCAATGGCAATGAGCTGGGGGAAGAAGAAAGATAGCTAAGACCAATCTAGTTACTCTAGACTCTGGAGTTTTAAAGGAGAGTTGAAACATCCCCAAGAATGTTCAGGATAACGGTGGATAGGAgagttgtttttgtgtgtgtgcagcttgagggatctcagttcctggCCAGGAATTGAACACCAGCCTCCCACAGTGAAAGCCAGAATTCTAACTActaggtcaccagggaagccccctcccccaaCGACTTTCTGTAAGAGGAGGAAATGATATTTTGGATGAAAACTAAAGACATGATGGGATTTCAACGACTGGAGACAGAAACAGCATGAGCAAAGACCCAGAAGCTGGAGAGCACCTGGCCAGTGTTTAAGGGAAAAGAGATGAAGCTGGAAATACCGCTGAGCAGACTGGAAAAGGCTTTGCATGCCAAACTGAGCAGTTTGTCTGTTTCCTGTGGCCCCTGTGCAGGCTTTGTCAGGAATAGGAGAAATACTtgtgttcatttaaaatataggAAGACATGAGAATGGCCCTCTGACTGCTTTGGGAGACAAAATAGAGAATGCTGCTTCTCCTTACTCCCTCCCAGGGTTATGATTACCTGGAG contains:
- the THTPA gene encoding thiamine-triphosphatase → MAQGLIEVERKFVPGPSTEERLQELGGTLEHRVTFRDSYYDTPELSLMRADYWLRQREGSGWELKCPGAAGVSGPHTEYTELTAEPSIVAQLCEVLGAEVPGAGGVAAVLGPLGLQLVASFVTKRSAWKLVLSGADGEERLLRVDLDTADFGYAVGEVEALVHKEAEVPAALEKIHHLSSLLGVLEQGRAPAKLIVYLQRFRPQDYQRLLEVYGSKEKP